Part of the bacterium genome is shown below.
AGGCGAAGGACATGCAGGGTAATCCGCTCGAGAGCAGTCAAACTGTGGCCTTCAGCACGGGTGATCACATTGATCGCGGCAAAGTGGAAGGCCGCGCGCAATTGCCCGAAGGCACACGCACGCTGACAATCACGGCTTATCTATTCAGCGATTCGCTGCCGGATCCGATGCGCGATGCGCCGGACTATCGCATGCAGACGTCGCCTGATGGCAGTTTCGAGTTAGGCTATCTTGCACCCGGACGCTATCGGTTGTTTGCGCTGGATGATCGCAACTTGGACGGATTGTGGATGCCAGCCGGCGAGTGGATCGGGAGCGCCAATCAGGATGTCACGGTATCTGAGCTGACCGGACCACGCGTGACATTTGTTCCGACAGAGCAGGATACTAGTCCGGCGATGTTCCTGCGCGCACGACAGGTGCATGCAAGCATGCTTGAAGTGCGGCTGAACCGTGACGATGCGCCGATGATGTTTAGCGTGTCGGATAGCGCGGGCGCACAGACCGCGCTTTATCATGTTGAAGACACGACAGCGAGCGGCAGTTGGCGGCTCTATCTGGATCGCGAACTATTCGGCGACAGCGCCGTGGCAGTCGCCGAATTGCTAAACGGTGAGCGGCCGGGGCTGCGGTTTGCCGTACAGACGAAGCCCGACACATCGCGGCCACACCTGCGTGAAACGCTCCCCGGGCATCGTTCAATAACGCGCGAAATCCCGCGGGAGCTTGTGATAATTTTTGACGAGCCGATCATGCTGCGCGACGATACGCTGCAAGCGGATCTGCGCGAAGACACGACGCACATCGATTTCACGCTTGAGCAGACGGATCCCGCCGCCCTCACCGTGATTCCTGCGAGGCCGCTTCGCACAGGTGCCAAGTACAACTTCACCCTGCCGAATTCCCGAGTCTCCGACCGGGCGGGAAATCTGTTCGCTGATTCGCTCTTGACAGTTTCCTGGAGCAGTTTTCCGCCAGACTCGCTCGGTAATATTCACGGTGTGATTCGCGCACCCGACAGTGGGCCGTGGCTCGTCGAATTGTATCGCGTGAAGGATAGGAAGCCGACGGCGACTGCCTTTGCGAGCGCGCAATTTGACTTCATGGGCTATCCGCAAGGCGACTATCTTGTGCGTGTCATTCGCGATGCCAACGCCAATCAACGGTTTGACGCCGGCAGCGTGAATCCCTTCACCTTTTCCGAACCCTTCCAATGGCATCCCGATACGCTCACGATACGCGCCCGCTGGACCGCCGACGTTGATTTTCTCTGGACGACTGTAACCCAACAATAATATGCTCCATGCAGTGATTATGGCCGGCGGTGTCGGCGCGCGCTTCTGGCCGCTGTCGCGCCGGAATCGTCCGAAACAGTTGATTGACCTCACGGGCGAAGGGACGATGCTTGAACAGACAATGCTGCGCCTCGATGGACTGGTCGGGCGCGACAATGTGTGGATCGTGACCAATGCCGATCAAGCCGCCTTGATTCGCGAGATCATGCCGGACTTCCGCCAGGACCGGTTCATCATCGAACCGCTCGGCCGCAACACCGCACCCGCGATCGGTTTGGCCGCCGTGCACCTGCACAAACAGGATCCCGACGCGGTGATGATTGTGCTGCCCGCCGACCATCGCATTACGAATCTTGAGCAGTTCCATTTCTGCTTGCATTCCGCGGTGGAAGTTGTGCACGACTCGGAGCTGCTGGCCACAATCGGAATCGAACCCACGCGGCCCGAGACGGGCTATGGCTACATTCAGATGGACACAAGCGGCATTCGCCTGCGCGACAATGTCTATCCGGTCAAGACGTTTGCCGAGAAACCGAACTTGGGCACGGCCCGGCTGTTCCTGCAAAGCGGAGAGTTTTTGTGGAATAGCGGCATGTTCGTGTGGCGCGCGGATTCAATCTTGAAACAGATCGTCGAGCAGCTCCCGCTGTGGGGCGTCGCCTTCAAGGAGATCGAAGCGGCAATCGGAACGCCCACTGAACAGGCGGTAACGCGCCGCGTGTTTGAAGCGGGCAAAGGGATTTCGATCGACTACGGCGTGATGGAAAAAGCACCGCGCGTCGGCGTCGTGCGCGGTACGTTCGACTGGAACGATGTCGGCAGCTGGGACGAAGTGTGGCGGCTGATGCCGCACGACGAGCATGGCAACGTCACGCGCGGCAACGTCGTGCTCACGCATACGCATCACACCTGCGTGCTGGGCGGCAAAAAGCTGATCGCAGCGGTGGGCGTGAGCAATCTGATTATCGTGGAAACGGATGACGCGCTGATGATCTGCCCGCTCGACCGTTCCCAAGAGGTCAAGGACCTGGTGGAAAGCCTGAAAGCGCAGGGAAAGGATGAGGTGCTCTGATGAAGGCGGCCAAGCTCGCGCAACTGCTTAGTGAAGCGCTCGAAAAGCAGGGCTATCGCATTCGCAACGAAAAAGGCAATTTTCGCGGCGGACGTTGCATCTTTGAAGAAGAGCGGCTGGTCATCATGAACAAACGCTTCGGTGACGAAGAACGCGCCGAAATTCTGGCGCGCGCGCTGGCTCGCGAGAATCTGGATGCGCTTTATCTGCTGCCGGAAGTGCGCGATTATGTTGAGCGCTACAGCGATTCGCCGCGCGTCGTGGTGGATCTGACGACAAGCGATACGGAGACCGCGCCGAAGTGACTGTCGTGGCGTTGACGAATGATATGCTGAGCGGTTCGCGTGCGGCGTTGGCGCGAGTGCTGTCACGGGTCGAAAATTCACCGACGGGCGCGGATGAGGCGCTGCGGGCGATCGGGAATCGCATTGGCAAGGCCGTGCGTATCGGTTTCACCGGACCGCCCGGCGCGGGGAAGAGTTCGCTGGTGACATGCTACACGAAACTCTTGCGCAAGCAGGGCAAGCAGGTGGCGATCCTGGCCGTTGATCCGACATCGCCGTTTTCCGGCGGCGCCCTCTTGGGCGACCGTGTGCGCATGAACTCGATCGGGTTGGATCCCGGCGTGTTCGTGCGTTCGTTGGCGACGCGCGGTGATTTGGGCGGGCTGTCGCAAGCGGCAGGGGACATGGCGGATGTGATGGACGCCGCGGGCTTTGACTTCATCTTGTTTGAAACGGTTGGCGTGGGGCAATCCGAACTCGAAGTGGTGCAATATGCCGACACGGTGGTCGTCGTGCTCGTGCCGGAGTCCGGCGACGCGATTCAGGGCATGAAGGCCGGTTTAATGGAAGCCGCCGACGTGTTTTGCGTCAACAAATCCGACCGCGAAGGCGCCGACCGTTTCATCGGTGATTTGCAGGGCGCGATGGGGCTGAAGATGTGGGACACGTGGACGCCGCCGGTCGTTACGACCGTGGCCACCCGCGATCAGGGAACACCTGAGCTCGCCGAGCAGATCGAAGCGCATTTGGACACATTGCGCAAGACCGGCGAATTCGAGAAACGCCGTCACGCGCACGCCCGCCGCAGGATTCAGCGCATGCTCGAGAAGCGCCTTCTGGCGCAATTCTGGACCAAAGAAAAAGCCGCACTAATGGATGCGGCTCTGGCAAACGGGGAAAGCCCGTACGGGGTGTTGGGGAAGCTCGTCGGTTAGCGCTACTCGGTGTCCTTTTCCCAGGCCTTCGCTTTGTTTGGCTTGAACGGTTCCTGAGTAAACAGCATCCCGCACGCCGCTTCGTCTTCCACGCCGCGCGACTCGCGCAATGTGCAGCGGATGCCGGCGTCCGTGAGCCAGCCCATGAACCGATCTATCGCCGCGTCGCTCGAGGGTTTGAGGCCTGATCCCGTAGGATGCAGGCGAATCAAATTCACTTTAGCGGGAATGTTCTTCAGCCAATCTTCAAGGTTGTCCACATCCTGGCCGCGGTCGTTGAAATCCGCGATCATGATATATTCGAACGTGACATGATCCCTCGTGTAATGCGCGAATCGGCGCAGCGATTTGAACAGCATGTCGAGCGGATAGGCCTTGTTGACCGGCATGATCTGCGCGCGGCGTTCGTCGGTCGTCGCATGTAGCGAGATCGCCAACTTGGCCGGAGGATCGTCCTGCATCCAGCGTTCAATGCCCGGCACCAGCCCAACCGTTGAAACTGTGATGCGCCGAGCG
Proteins encoded:
- a CDS encoding Ig-like domain-containing protein, giving the protein MNSVTSITVLAAIKSVLLAAALMLALGSCARMAPPPGGPEDKTAPEIARSAPAHDAVNVARESDVFIEFSEPVNRPSVEASLYMSPEPGRRLRYRWSGKRLTLDYLDPLPENRTVVVTVGAQAKDMQGNPLESSQTVAFSTGDHIDRGKVEGRAQLPEGTRTLTITAYLFSDSLPDPMRDAPDYRMQTSPDGSFELGYLAPGRYRLFALDDRNLDGLWMPAGEWIGSANQDVTVSELTGPRVTFVPTEQDTSPAMFLRARQVHASMLEVRLNRDDAPMMFSVSDSAGAQTALYHVEDTTASGSWRLYLDRELFGDSAVAVAELLNGERPGLRFAVQTKPDTSRPHLRETLPGHRSITREIPRELVIIFDEPIMLRDDTLQADLREDTTHIDFTLEQTDPAALTVIPARPLRTGAKYNFTLPNSRVSDRAGNLFADSLLTVSWSSFPPDSLGNIHGVIRAPDSGPWLVELYRVKDRKPTATAFASAQFDFMGYPQGDYLVRVIRDANANQRFDAGSVNPFTFSEPFQWHPDTLTIRARWTADVDFLWTTVTQQ
- the meaB gene encoding methylmalonyl Co-A mutase-associated GTPase MeaB, with protein sequence MTVVALTNDMLSGSRAALARVLSRVENSPTGADEALRAIGNRIGKAVRIGFTGPPGAGKSSLVTCYTKLLRKQGKQVAILAVDPTSPFSGGALLGDRVRMNSIGLDPGVFVRSLATRGDLGGLSQAAGDMADVMDAAGFDFILFETVGVGQSELEVVQYADTVVVVLVPESGDAIQGMKAGLMEAADVFCVNKSDREGADRFIGDLQGAMGLKMWDTWTPPVVTTVATRDQGTPELAEQIEAHLDTLRKTGEFEKRRHAHARRRIQRMLEKRLLAQFWTKEKAALMDAALANGESPYGVLGKLVG
- a CDS encoding mannose-1-phosphate guanylyltransferase, whose product is MLHAVIMAGGVGARFWPLSRRNRPKQLIDLTGEGTMLEQTMLRLDGLVGRDNVWIVTNADQAALIREIMPDFRQDRFIIEPLGRNTAPAIGLAAVHLHKQDPDAVMIVLPADHRITNLEQFHFCLHSAVEVVHDSELLATIGIEPTRPETGYGYIQMDTSGIRLRDNVYPVKTFAEKPNLGTARLFLQSGEFLWNSGMFVWRADSILKQIVEQLPLWGVAFKEIEAAIGTPTEQAVTRRVFEAGKGISIDYGVMEKAPRVGVVRGTFDWNDVGSWDEVWRLMPHDEHGNVTRGNVVLTHTHHTCVLGGKKLIAAVGVSNLIIVETDDALMICPLDRSQEVKDLVESLKAQGKDEVL